The window CTCGGCGACCTCGGCCAGCACCTCCTCGGTGGCGGGGTTGACCGACTTGAAGCTGCTGCCGTCGGTCGGGTCGACGAACTTCCCGTCGATGAAGAGGCCGTACGACGGCCGCAGGTCCACCACGGACCGCGACTCCGGCGCCGGCGCGTACTCGAAGACAGCCATGATCAGTCCAGGGTGAAGTAGTCGGGACCGGAGTAGGTGCCGGTCGTCAGTTTGGTCCGCTGCATCAGCAGGTCGTTGAGGAGCGTCGAGGCACCGAACCGGAACCAGTCCGGTGACAACCAGTCCTCGCCGGCCGTCTCGTTGACCGTGACCAGGTACTTGATCGCGTCCTTGGTGGTACGGATACCGCCGGCCGGCTTGACCCCGACCTGGCGCCCGGTGGTCTCGCGGAAGTCGCGTACCGCCTCCAGCATCACCAGGGTCACGGGCAGGGTGGCGGCGACCGGGACCTTGCCGGTGGAGGTCTTGATGAAGTCCCCGCCGGCCAGCATGGCCAGCCAGGAGGCCCGCCGCACGTTGTCGTACGTGGCCAGCTCGCCGGTCTCCAGGATGACCTTCAGATGGGCGTCGCCGCAGGCCGCCTTCACGGCCACGATCTCGTCGTAGACCTCGCGGTACCGCCCGGAGAGGAACGCGCCCCGGTTGATCACCATGTCGATCTCGTCGGCACCGGCCGCGACCGCCGCCGCCGTGTCGGCGAGCTTCACCTCCAGCGGCGCCTGCCCGGACGGGAAGGCGGTCGCCACGCTCGCCAGGTGCACACCCGAGCCGGCCAGGGCCTCCGCCGCGACCGGAACCATCGCCGGGTAGACGCAGACGGCGGCAACCGCCGGGCAGGACGGATCGGCCGGATCGGGCCGCTGCGCCTTGGCGCTCAACGCGCGTACCTTGCCGGGGGTGTCGGCGCCCTCCAGCGTGGTCAGGTCGACCATGCGGATCGCCAGGTCGATCGCCCAGGCCTTGGCCGTGGTCTTGATCGAACGGGTGCCGAGCATGGCCGCCCGCTGCTCCGCGCCGACCTGGTCCACTCCGGGCAGGCCATGCAGAAAGGTGCGCAGCGTGGCCTCGGACCGCCCCAGATCGGAGAGGTCGGACCGCGCCGACGTCGTTGTCGCCGTCATGGCGGCAAGTCTACGCACCCGCGCGTCTATGTGATCTTGGTCACCGGTCGGACCGGACCGCCAGACTTCACCGCCCGGTCCAACCAACGACATCCGCCGTTGGCACCGAAGCCTCACCGTCCTCGGCGTGCGAGCAGTGCACTTCACCGATACGTACCTGCCCCGTCGAGACGGGGTGGTCAGCTCGATCCGCACCCTGGTGCGCGCGCTGGCCGACCGGGGACACCCCGGCCTCACCGTCGTGCCCCGGCACCCCGGCCAGGCCGGCGAACCCGACCTGATGCGGCTGCGGGCACTGCCCTGCGGCGTCGCCGACCTGCGGCTCTCGCCCTGGCTACTGCACGGCGCCACCGCCACCGGCACCATCGCCGAGATCGCCGCCACCGCACCCGAGGTCGTGCACGTGCACACCCCCGGCCCGGTCGGGCTGCTCGGCGTACTCACCGCGCGGCGGCTCGGGCTGCCGCTGGTCCAGACGTACCACACCGACCTGCACGCGTACGTCGACGCGTACCGGGTGCCGACCGGGGCGCTGCGCGGGGCCGTCCGCCTGTACGCCCACCGGCTCGGCGTACCCCGGCCGGCGGTCGGGACGGAGGCGGACTCCGGGAGCGCCGAACAGGCCCGACACGACCCGGCCGCACTGCGCCGACGGGCCGCCCTCGACGCCACCAACCTGCTCCTGCTCGGCGGCGCCGACGCGGTCGTGGTGCCGACCAGGGCCGTGCTCGACCGGATCAGCCTGCCGGTCCCCGCCGACCGGGTCTTCCTGGTGCCGACCGGCGTCGCCGCCCGCCGCACCACGGCCGGCGAGGTCGCCGCGTTCCGGACCGGGCACGGCATCGCCGACGCCGACAAGGTGATCCTCTTCGTCGGCAGGGTCAACCGGGAAAAGGGCGTCGACCTGCTCGTCAACGCCTTCGCGGCACTGCTCGGACGCTGCCCCCGCGCCCGGCTGGTGCTGGTCGGGGCGATCTACGAACCCCGCTGGCTGGCCGAACTGCTCCGCAGCGTCGGCGCCGAGGTCGCCGGCCGGATCAGCGTGATCGGGCAGCAACCGCCCTCGACCGTCGCCGCCGCGTACGGGGCCGCCGAGGTGCTCGCCTTCCCCTCCGGCACCGACACCCAGGCACTCGTCCTCCAGGAAGCGGCGCTGGCCGGTGTCCCCGCCGTACTCGTCGACCCGGTCCTGCACCGTCACGGACCGCTCGCCGGTGCCGCCGACTGCGCCGACCCGACCGCCACCGGTTTTGCCGCCGCCCTGCTTCGGCTCCTCGCCGACCCGGCCGCCGCCCGGCGACTCGGTGAACTCGCCGCCGACCGGGCC of the Micromonospora sp. NBC_01796 genome contains:
- the deoC gene encoding deoxyribose-phosphate aldolase, with translation MTATTTSARSDLSDLGRSEATLRTFLHGLPGVDQVGAEQRAAMLGTRSIKTTAKAWAIDLAIRMVDLTTLEGADTPGKVRALSAKAQRPDPADPSCPAVAAVCVYPAMVPVAAEALAGSGVHLASVATAFPSGQAPLEVKLADTAAAVAAGADEIDMVINRGAFLSGRYREVYDEIVAVKAACGDAHLKVILETGELATYDNVRRASWLAMLAGGDFIKTSTGKVPVAATLPVTLVMLEAVRDFRETTGRQVGVKPAGGIRTTKDAIKYLVTVNETAGEDWLSPDWFRFGASTLLNDLLMQRTKLTTGTYSGPDYFTLD
- a CDS encoding glycosyltransferase codes for the protein MRAVHFTDTYLPRRDGVVSSIRTLVRALADRGHPGLTVVPRHPGQAGEPDLMRLRALPCGVADLRLSPWLLHGATATGTIAEIAATAPEVVHVHTPGPVGLLGVLTARRLGLPLVQTYHTDLHAYVDAYRVPTGALRGAVRLYAHRLGVPRPAVGTEADSGSAEQARHDPAALRRRAALDATNLLLLGGADAVVVPTRAVLDRISLPVPADRVFLVPTGVAARRTTAGEVAAFRTGHGIADADKVILFVGRVNREKGVDLLVNAFAALLGRCPRARLVLVGAIYEPRWLAELLRSVGAEVAGRISVIGQQPPSTVAAAYGAAEVLAFPSGTDTQALVLQEAALAGVPAVLVDPVLHRHGPLAGAADCADPTATGFAAALLRLLADPAAARRLGELAADRAAEHTPERYAAAICDVYQHAARRQAEWAGRPGRPQPVGAFGRLSDRGRTRR